The nucleotide window TGGAATTCCTACATTCCCACTCTCCTCAAAGCTGCAGGAGATCTTGGCATAGAGCTTGAAGCCCACTATTCAAAAATACTGGAAGATAATCCGGAAGAAGCTGAGAAGGTACTTCTTGAATGCGAACATGCGGATGCAGTCTTTCTATACTATATATCAAATCCTTTCTGGGAAGAGTTCTACGAAAAACTTGAACCGTTAAAAACGAGGGTACCCGTAATCTGCGTAGGGAGTGATCCCTCCTCATTTACCCTCTCTTCGGTGAAACTTGAGATTGCAGCTACATGTTTTTCTTATATAATCTATGGAGGACAGGAAAACTTTGCCAATATGCTGCGTTATATTTTAAAAGAAGTTTTAGGCTGCAAGATTGAAACAAAACCACCTGAAAAGATACCATGGGACGGGTTATTTCATCCGGACGCAGAGAATAGATTCTCAAACCTTGAAGAGTATATTAAATGGTACGGGCCTTTGAAAGATAAAACCGTGGGTCTGCTTATCTCCAGGACTTCCTGGGTAAACAACGAACTCGAGATAGAGAATGCTCTAATAAGAAAGCTAGAAAAGCTCAATCTATCGGTTGTCCCTGTTTTTGCATACTCATTGAAAGATAAAGAACTTGGAAGCAGGGGAATGAATGAGGTCATAGAGGATTATTTCATAAAAAACAGCAGGCCTATAATAGATTGTCTTATAAAACTATCTCCTTTTTTTATTGCAAGCAGTAAAACCGAAGAGAGAAACATATCCTGCGCAGCAAAAGGCATAGAAGTCCTGAGAAAACTTGATGTCCCTATTTTCCAGCCTGTAATTTCACACTATATGACTGTTGAAGAATGGCAGGAATCAATGGGATTAAGCAGTGAGATTGGATGGAGTGTAGCTCTTCCGGAGTTTGAGGGGGGAATTGAGCCTATCATAATAGGAGCAGGCAAAAAAGAAGGAAACTATATGGGGCGTTTTCCTATAGAGGACCGCTGCTCAAAACTTGCATCCAGAATTTTAAAATGGACCGAACTCAGGAAAAAACCGATCAACCGGAGAAAAGTTGCCTTTATCCTGCACAATAGACCCTGCACAGGTGTTGAAGGCTCGGTAGGAGACGCTGCAAATCTTGACTCTCTCGAAAGCGTGGCAAGAATACTGAACCGGATGCAAGAAGCAGGTTATGCCGTCAATCCTCCTGAAAACGGAAAGGACCTCATTGAAACCATTCTCAAGAGAAAAGCAATTTCCGAGTTCAGGTGGACTCCTATTAATGAGATAGTGAAAAACGGCGGAGCCCTGGCTTTTGTGGAAAAAGAAGAATACGAGAAATTTTTCAACACTCTAAGCCCGAAGGTAAGGCAAAGAGTAATTGAGGGCTGGGGAAATCCTCCTGGAGAAGAAGTAGACGGTATTCCTGCAGCTATGGTCTATGATAATAAGATCGTTGTAACAGGAATGCAATACGGAAACGTTGTAGTTTGCGTACAGCCAAAACGGGGATGCGCAGGTGCCAGATGTGACGGAAAAGTCTGCAAGATCCTCCACGATCCTGAGGTTCCGCCAACCCATCAGTACCTTGCAACTTACAGGTATCTTGAAGACACATTCGGAGCCGATGTGCTCGTACATGTAGGAACCCATGGGAACCTTGAGTTCCTGCCTGGAAAAGGAGTTGGGCTTTCAGAAGATTGTTATCCTGACATAAGTATCGGGACTATTCCCCACCTTTATATTTATAATTCGGACAATCCTCCGGAAGGTACAATTGCCAAACGCCGGAGCCTTGCTTGTTTGATAGACCATATGCAGACTGTCATGACCTCAGGAGGACTTTACGAAAACCTGGCAGAACTTGACAGACTGCTTGGAGAATACGAACAGGTGAAACACGACAGGGGACGTGAGCATGCCCTGAAGCACCTGATCCTTGACGAAATCAAAAAATCTAATCTGAATTCCGAGATAAAAGCCGATCACCAGACTCCGTTTGAAGAAATAGTAAGAAAAGCACACGAAGTTCTTGGAAAAATAAGAAACAGCCAGATACATAATGGGATGCACATCTTCGGACAGATTCCCGAAGGAGAGAAAAAAGTCGAATTCATAAACTCGGTTTTAAGGTATGATGACCAGGGAAGTGTGGGAAACAAAGTCTCGATTAGGAGGTTGATTGCAGAACTTCTGGGACTTGACCTGGATGAACTGATCTCTGACCAGAGCCTGATTTCCGAAAACGGAAAATCAAACGGACAGTTGCTTGAAGAGATAGACTCCCTTTCTAAAGACTTTATAAGAACATTTATAAATAACCCTGAAAAAGAGCCAGCCCGGATAATCAAAGAGATTTTTGATGAAAAAGACTTTGAAGGGCAGGATGTCAAAGAAGAAAGCTTTGAAGGACTGATTGTCAAAGAAAGAATCTCTGAAGAGCAAAATAACGACGAGGAGATAAATAACCCTGAAATAGAGCCAACCAGGATAATCAAAGAAGTTTTTGAAGGAAAACGCTTCGGAGAGCAAAATATCAAAGATCCGGATATAAATTCCGCACTTCTTCAGGATGCAGCTTCGATTTGCAGCAGGATTCTTGATCTTGAATCCAGAATAGATGACTCACTTGAAATTGAAGCTCTTCTGCACGGCTTTGATGGAGGGTACATCCCTGCAGGCCCTTCAGGCCTTATTATGCGTGGAAGAGATGACGTGCTGCCAACAGGCAGGAATTTCTATTCACTTGACCCGAAAAAGATTCCGACAAAAGCTGCCTGGAGAGTAGGACAGCAGCTCTCAGAGGTTCTGATTAATAGGCACATCAAAGACGAAGGCCGATATCCTGAGAATGTGGGATTTTACTGGATGGCAAATGATGTAATGTGGGCTGATGGAGAGGGAATGGCCCAGATTATGAGCCTGCTTGGGGTTGAACCGGTATGGTTCAGCAATGGACAGCTGAAAGGGTTCTCCGTGATTCCACTTGAAGAACTTGGCAGGCCAAGAATTGATATTACAATCCGAGTTTCAGGAATTCTACGGGATAATTTTCCAAACTGTCTTGAAGTCATAGACGAAGCAATCCAGGTTGTGGCTTCCCTTGATGAACCTGAGGAGATGAATTACCCAAGAAAACACAGTCTTCGGATGATTGAAGACGGAACAAGTTCCAGGGATGCTACCTTAAGGATCTTTTCAAGCAAGCCAGGGACTTATTCGGCCGGGGTTCAGCTTGCAGTCTATGCAAGTGCCTGGAAAGATGAAAAAGACCTGGCAGACATCTTCCTTTACTGGAATGGGTATGCATATGGAAAGGATGTAAAAGGCAAGGAAGCCCATACTCAACTTGCTTCAAGCCTTAGGACTGTGGATGCTACCTTTAATAAAGTGGTAAGCGACGAGTACGACCTTTTAGGGTGCTGCTGTTACTTTGGAGTCCACGGAGGTTTTACAGCTGCAGCCAAGCAGGCTTCCGGAAGAGATGTAAAAGTTTACTTTGGTGATACTCGAGAACCTCAGCACGTTGAAGTCAGGGACATGGCTGACGAACTGCGAAGGGTCGTAAGAGCCAGGCTCTTAAATCCGAAATGGATTGAAGGCATGAAGCATCATGGATATAAAGGCGCACAGGACATTTCGAAAAGGGTTGGAAGGGTCTATGGCTGGGAGGCTTCTACCCAGGAGGTGGATGACTGGATTTTTGATGATATCACAAAGACCTTCGTGCTTGACGAAGAAATGCGCCGCTTTTTTGAAGAGAACAACCCCTATGCCCTCGAGGAAATGTCCAGACGGCTCCTTGAAGCTCAGTCAAGAGGGCTCTGGAACCCCGACCCCGAGCTTCTGGAAGAATTGAAAATGTCTTATCTCGAAATTGAGAGCTGGATGGAAGAACTGGCAGGAGAAGGAGAGTTTCAGGGTGGGGCTGTTGATATAATTAGTTCCGAAGATGTCCCTGACTGGAACGCAAAAATGCAGGAAATCCGAAAAATTCTCAAATAACAAAAAGGTAGCGGAATGAAAAATAGAGGTTTTCTCCTCCTAATACTTGTGCTAATTCTACAGCCCGTAGCTGCACAGGCTCAGCAGGAGGATTTCAAACCTGAAGATATGACTACATTCATAATTCAGGTCCCTCATGGGGTAGAAGGAAATGGCCTTGCAGTCGGGAACAGCACGCTCTCTGCATATCTTTTCTTTGAAAGCTATTATGATGGCGATATGAATGTGACAGTGGAATTTGACTTACCGAAAGGTTTTGTGCTTCATGAAGCTTCGGTTCATTCATTTTCACTTCAGACCGAGTATGATGACTGGTACAGGCTTGTTGATTTTTACATACCTGCAGACACACCCTGCGGGATTTACAACATAACTGCAAAAGCAGTCGTTGATGTTAAGGGAAAAAAACACACTATTGTGCGTACAACCCAGCTTAAAATTGCGTCAAAAAAAGAAGTCGCAAATGAAGTCTCAGTATCCCAGCCCATAGTACCGTCAGATGAAGACGGACATGGAGACCCCAGCCACCCATTAAATACTCTGGTTGTCCAGGAAACATCTCCTGCACTCAAAAAGCTGCTTAAGGTTACGGACCTGAAGATCGAGAAAGAAGACCTTACTTCGACCTACATGGGGATAAAGATTGAAAATACCGGGAACAGTACAATTCCTGTCATAGTTACATATGATATTCTGGACACAAAAACCGGTGAGCATGTAAAAGCATTTAAACCCGATATTATGGGGATGAACGCAGATACTTTGTGTTATGCTGCCGTAACCCTCTCACCAGGTTCAAGTTCACTGATAAGCCTTCCCATCTATATATCTCAGGATGCAATGGGAGGAGACTACCTTCTGAGGGTTAAAGTAAAACTCACAGGTAGCGACTGGATTGCAATAGCAAAAAATCAAAAAATTACTGCAATCTCAAGGCGGTGGGGACCTATAATAACTACTTTTACCGCCTCTTTGTTAGGACTTACTGCTCTGGGTTTTTTCCTCTCAAGACCCAGGGAGATAATGGATAGGTTTAAAACACGTAACCTTGTGATGATTGCCCTTTTCGGCACCGTTTCTTTTGCAGCAATAAACCTGCCCATGACCATCCTGTGGGAGTTATCCCATGCTATCTTCGGACCATTCAGTTTCCTGTTCACAGGGCTCTTCAATGAGATTCTACTTTACATGCTCATTGCTTCTCTTGTAGTCCTGATCCCAAAACCGGGAGTTATAAGCCTTTTTATGATGGTCAGGTTTCTACTTGGAGGTTTCATTACAGGTAGTTTTACTCCTATAACTTTTATAACACTGTCCGTCAATGCGGTAATTCTGGAACTTCTATTGTACATTGCAGGTGTAACCGGTAAAAATACGGCTCTAGATAACAGGTTCAGGATGGGAATTCTTTGCGGGTTCGCTGATATGTTCAGTAGCTATGTATCCTTCAGTGTCTGGATGGTACTCTACAGACTTTTCTACAGCGACTGGTATATAGCCGCAAATATCCTGATAGACGGATTCCTCTACACATTCATAGGAACCTGGTTTGGAATAAGCCTTGGGAATAGACTAAAAAAGGTGGCAGA belongs to Methanosarcina barkeri 3 and includes:
- the cobN gene encoding cobaltochelatase subunit CobN, which encodes MKIVSITWNSYIPTLLKAAGDLGIELEAHYSKILEDNPEEAEKVLLECEHADAVFLYYISNPFWEEFYEKLEPLKTRVPVICVGSDPSSFTLSSVKLEIAATCFSYIIYGGQENFANMLRYILKEVLGCKIETKPPEKIPWDGLFHPDAENRFSNLEEYIKWYGPLKDKTVGLLISRTSWVNNELEIENALIRKLEKLNLSVVPVFAYSLKDKELGSRGMNEVIEDYFIKNSRPIIDCLIKLSPFFIASSKTEERNISCAAKGIEVLRKLDVPIFQPVISHYMTVEEWQESMGLSSEIGWSVALPEFEGGIEPIIIGAGKKEGNYMGRFPIEDRCSKLASRILKWTELRKKPINRRKVAFILHNRPCTGVEGSVGDAANLDSLESVARILNRMQEAGYAVNPPENGKDLIETILKRKAISEFRWTPINEIVKNGGALAFVEKEEYEKFFNTLSPKVRQRVIEGWGNPPGEEVDGIPAAMVYDNKIVVTGMQYGNVVVCVQPKRGCAGARCDGKVCKILHDPEVPPTHQYLATYRYLEDTFGADVLVHVGTHGNLEFLPGKGVGLSEDCYPDISIGTIPHLYIYNSDNPPEGTIAKRRSLACLIDHMQTVMTSGGLYENLAELDRLLGEYEQVKHDRGREHALKHLILDEIKKSNLNSEIKADHQTPFEEIVRKAHEVLGKIRNSQIHNGMHIFGQIPEGEKKVEFINSVLRYDDQGSVGNKVSIRRLIAELLGLDLDELISDQSLISENGKSNGQLLEEIDSLSKDFIRTFINNPEKEPARIIKEIFDEKDFEGQDVKEESFEGLIVKERISEEQNNDEEINNPEIEPTRIIKEVFEGKRFGEQNIKDPDINSALLQDAASICSRILDLESRIDDSLEIEALLHGFDGGYIPAGPSGLIMRGRDDVLPTGRNFYSLDPKKIPTKAAWRVGQQLSEVLINRHIKDEGRYPENVGFYWMANDVMWADGEGMAQIMSLLGVEPVWFSNGQLKGFSVIPLEELGRPRIDITIRVSGILRDNFPNCLEVIDEAIQVVASLDEPEEMNYPRKHSLRMIEDGTSSRDATLRIFSSKPGTYSAGVQLAVYASAWKDEKDLADIFLYWNGYAYGKDVKGKEAHTQLASSLRTVDATFNKVVSDEYDLLGCCCYFGVHGGFTAAAKQASGRDVKVYFGDTREPQHVEVRDMADELRRVVRARLLNPKWIEGMKHHGYKGAQDISKRVGRVYGWEASTQEVDDWIFDDITKTFVLDEEMRRFFEENNPYALEEMSRRLLEAQSRGLWNPDPELLEELKMSYLEIESWMEELAGEGEFQGGAVDIISSEDVPDWNAKMQEIRKILK